A single region of the Manihot esculenta cultivar AM560-2 chromosome 12, M.esculenta_v8, whole genome shotgun sequence genome encodes:
- the LOC110627788 gene encoding uncharacterized protein At2g23090, with translation MGGGNGQKAKMAREKHMEKQKAAGKGSQLESNKKAMNIQCKVCMQTFMCTTSEVKCREHAEAKHPKSDVSACFPHLKK, from the exons ATGGGAGGTGGCAATGGCCAAAAGGCTAAGATGGCTCGCGAGAAGCACATGGAGAAGCAGAAAGCTGCTGGCAAGG GGAGCCAATTAGAATCAAACAAGAAAGCCATGAATATCCAG TGCAAGGTTTGCATGCAGACTTTCATGTGCACAACATCGGAGGTGAAATGCAGGGAACATGCTGAAGCAAAGCATCCTAAATCCGATGTTTCCGCCTGCTTCCCTCATCTCAAAAAGTGA